In Scleropages formosus chromosome 10, fSclFor1.1, whole genome shotgun sequence, a single genomic region encodes these proteins:
- the LOC108922386 gene encoding P2Y purinoceptor 6-like, with protein MSTLYEDVNGRNVTYCPVSEIYKKYILSLTYGVVFMFGLGLNGTLLCLLCGRTRRWSCSLIFLVNLAVADLLYVLTLPLLLVSYAMEDKWPFGDFACKAVRFLFYANLHCSMMFLMCISVHRFLGVCYPIRAMTYKTKRTAVLVSASVWILVAVEILPTFAFAHTGLISNITVCFDMTSPGDFHRYLPYGLFLTVIGFFIPLVVISICCCSMVRALVGGQYNIQVGQQMRTKSARTIVMVCLLFVICFVPYHITRTVYLLVRTYLISNCQVLNGVMLAYKIWRPIVSFNSCINPILYFTCSNRQRRVLFGQLCKKKVHPSVCTVQASPRDEQPYARRATPSGKSIREELQGSYLTIIKKEGAAVLR; from the coding sequence ATGTCCACTCTGTATGAAGATGTGAACGGACGCAATGTCACATACTGCCCGGTGTCGGAGATTTATAAGAAGTACATCTTGTCGCTGACCTATGGGGTGGTCTTCATGTTTGGTCTGGGGCTGAACGGAACACTGCTCTGTTTGTTGTGTGGGAGGACCAGGCGCTGGAGCTGCTCCCTCATCTTCCTGGTGAACCTGGCGGTGGCTGATCTGCTCTACGTTCTCACTCTGCCGCTGCTCCTCGTCAGCTACGCCATGGAGGACAAATGGCCCTTCGGGGACTTCGCCTGCAAGGCAGTGCGCTTCCTGTTCTACGCCAACCTGCACTGCAGCATGATGTTCCTCATGTGCATCAGCGTGCACCGCTTCCTGGGTGTGTGCTACCCCATCAGGGCCATGACTTACAAGACCAAGCGCACCGCCGTCCTCGTCTCGGCCTCCGTTTGGATCTTGGTGGCAGTGGAAATTCTGCCTACTTTTGCGTTTGCGCACACAGGGCTCATCAGCAACATCACAGTGTGCTTTGACATGACCAGCCCTGGAGACTTCCACCGGTATCTCCCTTACGGTTTGTTCCTCACCGTTATTGGCTTCTTCATCCCCCTGGTGGTAAtctccatctgctgctgctctaTGGTGAGAGCCCTCGTTGGGGGACAATACAATATTCAGGTAGGGCAGCAGATGCGCACCAAGTCTGCCCGCACCATAGTAATGGTATGTCTACTCTTCGTCATTTGTTTTGTGCCTTATCACATCACCAGAACGGTTTATCTCCTTGTGCGCACATATCTAATTAGCAACTGCCAAGTTCTCAACGGAGTCATGTTGGCTTACAAAATATGGCGGCCAATTGTGAGCTTTAACAGCTGCATCAACCCAATTCTCTACTTTACCTGCTCCAATAGACAGCGGAGGGTGCTCTTCGGCCAGCTATGCAAGAAGAAGGTGCACCCCTCCGTCTGTACCGTGCAAGCCTCTCCCCGCGATGAGCAGCCGTACGCTCGAAGGGCCACACCAAGTGGGAAGAGTATTCGTGAGGAGCTGCAGGGCAGTTATCTAACAATTATTAAGAAGGAAGGGGCAGCTGTGCTCAGGTGA